CCccatatttttacaataataaaaaaaatgtttattaacgTGAacatcatacatgaacagatatgatatttttatttttttgaattacaaattgattaaaattcaGTCCTCATCAAACTTTAGACATTACTTAGAAACTAAGTTTTATGacttaaatcaataaattacttGGAAAGATGATTAAAACTGACACAATTTACTcactaaaatattaatttttttttgtaaaatacaaTGGAACCTTCtctgataaaaagaaaagattcaaaacgatttgcaatgttaaatgcccataagaaggGCGTTTCAAAAGTAATCAGaatattcaaaagcattaaaaagtatttaaaaattttttttttctaatcgtttcaaatcgtttcttttaataagggttatattagtaaaatttaaaattcagttAAATTGAAAACACATCGAAACGTGATTTGAAACCCTGCTTAAAAACTCATAGAATGCGATTGAAACGCTGTCGGAACAAATCAGTCAATCGGAATGCACTTGGAACGGTTCTGAATAATTGCTTGAatttcaatcggaaaaaaatcttgttatgttttccgattgaaatttattcaattagaTTCCATCAGACTTATTTGGAGTCATAATTCTTATTCGATTGAATCAGATTccattaaagtttttagtcagagaaactgaaaaaaaaatatatatattattgtgtGATTATAACTATAGTGGttagaattatatttattaatttgaaattctcGAAATAAATGTTATGATTACttgcataattatttatgtaaaaatcaaATCTAATGGTGAAGCTTTTGCTTTAATACTCACAAAATATAACAGTCGactgttaataaataacttaatttaaataaaaaacataagaaTTGGTTGAGTGGAGGAAATCTACacaatcaaatttattgagtCAAGcacatctattttttttaataggcaTATTTTGTCGATattatcgaatttttatttctatcgtCTTTGTCGGCGATAATATGCGAAAATATGTTCAATACCAAAAATGATGATTGCCAAAAGCTGAAAAAATGccatgaatatatataaatttgtcaAATCTTCAGCGTCGATTATGTCATGatctaacatttttttttttctttgttcaattttcattttgtttgaTGCAACCCCTGCGTACACTGAGTCATCAATTGTGAGACCTaattcttcaaattttaataatctcTGATAAAATCGTTTGCCCAGGGCCCAATTTAAGCGatgatgatagaaaaaattctttttaaacaCAAATCTTTTGGACATgtgaaaatcaaatttcatagTCCAAGATAACATAACCTTATTTTCATCAATACACGCAACTTCAGGATCACGAGTCATTAGTTGCAAACATTCTTCTAAGGGAAAAGGGGATGGATGGGGATGTAGATATTTCATTTCCTCTTCAGTTTTCCATAATTCCTCTTCTACTACACTATCATGGATCGCTTGAACATAATATACATGGTACTTTAGATCATACAAGTCCTTAAGGGACTCCACGTTTTGAGATGGCGGACGAGTAAGTGAGGCGAATATTTGTCCCTCAAGCGATGGACCAAATATAAAAACGAACAAAAAAGCAGTAAAGAAGGTTAGTTTCATGGCGAGTCGATCAAGAGGTGTATCCATTCCCATACTCATCAACAGCTTTAAGACATCCAGAATAGCCAATCTCACTTGATACCCATTGTGCAATATAATCAGGACGGTAATTAGAagaagaataattattatcccTATAGCCCCATTAATATCAAACACATTCTctatttcataaaatactgGTTGAAAACTTCGCTCTTGTGTTGCTATGACATAAGATTCTTCAAAAGTCACGGGCACTACGTCTCCACATTGAATTACATAATCAGAAAACAATTCTTTACTAATATCTCGTTTACCATCTATTATTGATCTAGCGACTAAAATAGGATCTACGAAGTTAGTCATTTGCGGAGTCATGTTCAAAGAAGCAAATGTTTCAATAATGTAAAAGCTTCTGTCAAACAGATTCGTCACGGCTATTGTACCAGGATAACCATCAAGAAGTTTAGTTTTATCGAAAGTGAGATTCGCACATATGTTATgatctgaataaaaaaaaattcatggtgtattaattataaaatgaataataatataaatgatgGCTAAGGTATTTACCATTAGTGAACGATTGCTTGTAGAAGGTCAATGGTCGACGACGGTAGTCAAAccaatttttctcaatttcaATCCAAGGATCGGGAGCTCGCTTTGTGAAAGGATTGTAAGTATAGAGAGTGGTTTCAGCGCCGGTACTAGAGCACACTACGACACATGATAACAATTCAAGCCGCCATAGTTTTCCAAAAACTCTAATAGAATCCATTTCACATGATTCTACAGATTCAACGATCACGAAAAACGTTGATTGAATACTCCAGAAgggtgaaaatattaatttgcgAAGAAGAGCGTTCAATTCCTTATAACTTGACactgataaaatatacattggaTAGGTTGGAAAGTATAGTTGAATGTCTTTAGATATGAATTCATCGTTGATGATAATGACAGGTGCCTTTATTGTATCGGCCAAATTTTTGTGCAATGTCTTTGCCAAGTTTTCTGTGATGGCTATAGGATTTGATGTATTCGCATAACAAAGTTGAAAAAGTTGAGCCTGTTAGAAAACAAACAAAAGTTtcgtcatcattattattacccataaaaaaaactgtagaaaaaaaaatcataatggTGATGAAATAagcaaaaatatgaaaatatagtTACCACATTTATGTGTGTGATTGGAGTATCTGTTACTGATAAATTGAAGTTTTCGAATTCACAACAAGAAACACTTGCGAACCATACACTCAGAATAATATTCCTCATTGATATCATCATCGTgagtaaatttatgaaatttttgtaacaataaaatttattttcaaggtataaaattaattgaatttagtGATAATATTTGAATGTACAAAGTTGCCGATATTTGAAAGACAGATTTCTGATcacatttatcaaaaaataaacagagagtatttttatttaatagtgaTGACTATATTCGACGGTCTTCTTGGATGAATAGTTTCTCAACGtcagaaatatatatagggTCGAAATTGTGAGTTgcgcaaataaaatatttgcatAGTTCCCCATTTTCAGGAAAGTACTATTCGAGTAGAAGGGACTAAAGAGCAAAACTATTGGCTAATATGAGGTTACGTGGTGAAATATAACGAACGTGCGCAGTTTGTTCGATCAATTCTGTCGACCATTTCTGCTTTATTTTGTGACATTGCCATTTCTTCTTCTATACAAATGTAGACCACAAGTTCCATAATTACATGAAATGatattgatttataaaaacaaactaTTTTGCAAACCTTATATATCTGAACTGCTAGAAAGaagtgaaaaatataaattttattcctaaattcgaaaaaaacaaacagCATAACaaaatagtcaatttcaaCCAATGATACTGTCTTAATACAATTAAACGAACTAAAAATTCACTGTCCCCAATGAAAAcacattaatttttctaatttgttGTATGTTATCACagtgaactttttttattatcgaacAAATAAAACacgataatttgaaaataaatccaAATTAATATACGTTATGATCGGGTATAGTATTCTTATGTATAATATGCTATGAATTAACACAGTGTCACTTCTTCTTACTTCTGACTTTGGTCTTcgtgttaaataatttctgtaatttatattgatttatACACGAACAAATGATGCATTTTTAAACTCGGAAagcattataaattttttttcaaagcttcTAAATTTATTGAGGTCATTCGTTGACAAACAGTTTATCACTCATACAATACCTTCATTTCTGACACGTGACCCTATCGGGACGATAGccaataaggaaaaaaaaattacctttatCTGTGTCTTCATTATTATATgcctacaaaaattttgaggatGAGTATACTTCTGTTtatgttataataaataaactttccGATCAATAGTGATACATGTTTGTACTTTAGTTTTAATGCATTTCCATTTCTTCTTTCATGTGAATATGACCTATGCCCTTTATTATAACACTAAAAGGTATCGATcagcagaaaaaaataaacctcTCATTTTTACAATAACAGAAAAAGTgtttatacgaaaaataaattgctgaaaaaatttatcacgataatattaataacagagggttacacggaaaaaaaaaaatagtagtggctactctctgggatagtactgagtactttctgtaaaaaaaaaattttagacagtactgtatgctatctagactgTATCCACTACTCTCTGGAAAGTACTGAGTACTATCCCGGACAGTAGTGGATATAGTCTAGACAGTAGTGGATAcagtctagatagcatacagtactgtctaaaattttttttttacagaaagtactcagtactatcccagagagtagccactactatttttttttttccgtgtaggaaagtaattaagaaatttatttttcgactattttttatttttattaattaatcataatattttgaaatttaatttttttcaatgacaaATTGTATTTGAAGTAGTCATTAAACGTTAGAcataacttataaactaagATTCATTACTTCAGTTCTAAAATTCTAAACACTTTTTTAAGGACCagggttaaaatttttaaaatgaaattataataaatattcacttCTTCATTTCATGCAGAGTATTCATTTCATTCAACTGATGAAATTCTGTAAAAGCTCTACactatacaaaattttgtatttttttaagtcctgcaaaattgaatttttctacGGAGGGCAATTTATTTCAACATTAAAACTCCGGATTGGAGTGGATGCagattaaaatgaaatccacatcactccgaaatcgctccacggaaataaaaaaatctcccTATTCACTCCATgtagaaagaaattttttttttaaccttgaGACTCATAGTgatagaaaaaattcagattgaaattcaattttaccaTAACGAGACTTCAAAATATATTGTTCTGAATGCTCGGAAATTCACAGCCGCTTTTTTCATTAGCAAACGAAtgctttgaaattaaatttactcacCCTTGATACCCTAGTAGCGATCTTAGTCAAGATCTTGAAACCacagtatatatagatataatatcTTGTTGTATTCTCCTTGACATGCTCAAGATTTGCTTCAGAATCGATCAATATTGCCACTAGGGTATTGTCAGcatgattattatatttttcgaataatattgtataaatataGTTATGAAATATAATACGATCAATGATGTTACATGTTGGTACTTTTGTTTTTACACATTTCCATTTCTTCTTTCGTGTGACTGTGACCTAGACCCTTTATTATAACATTCAAAGGTATCGAtcggcagaaaaaaaaaaacctcatatttttacaatgataggaaaaatgtttataaacatgaacatcatacatgaacagatatgatcatatctaagaattttttcccgggtacacaaaaatttaaaagcggcaaaaatttatatcataaagttagaaaaatgattgaaaaaataattttttattatttgttagttttattaataaatcacaatattttaaatttttctgaatcacaaattgataaatattaagtcCTCATCAAACGTTAGACATGACTTACAAACTAAGATTTATTACTTCAATCAATAAATTACTTGAAAAGATGATCAAAACTGACACAATTCAATCATATGGTGCctcattaaaatattcatttttatttttattttttttttggtaaaatacAATTGAATCTTATTAGTAAAATcgaaaattcgattaaattgGAAACACATTGAAACGTGATTTGAAACCCTGCTTAAAAACTCAGATAGAATCTGATTGAAACGCTGTCAAATGAAATCAGTCAATCGGAATACACTTGGAACGGTTCCGAATAATTGATCGAATTTTAATcggaaaaaaatcttgtttGGATCcgattgaaatttattcaataaaatttaatcgtaCTCATTTCGAAAGTCACAATTCTTAATCGATTGAATCAGATTCAATCGAAGTTTTTagtcaactaaaaaaaatataattacgtTATTATGCAATTATAACTATGGTGGTTAGAATTATATTTGTTGTTATGAAATTCTCGTAAAATATGTTATGATTACttgcataattattattgtaaaaatcacATCTAATGGTGAAGCTTTTGCATTAATACTCACAAAATATAACAGTTGACTGTTgataaataacttaattttaataaaaaacataagaaTTGGTTGAATGGAGGAAATCTACACAAATTTATTGAGTCAAGCGCATCTATagcaaaataattaagaaatttatttttcaactatttttttttttttttttaattaatcatagtattttaaaagttaatttttttttcaatgacgAATTGTTATGTTTTTGAAGTAGTCGTTAAACGTTAGACATAACTTGTCAACTGAGATTCATTACttcagttctaaagttctaaagatttttttcgaaCTTTTTCAGAGAatagtccgaaaaatttccaccagaaataaatttttcaaaatagaattgtaataaatattcactTCTGGATTTCATGCGgagtattcattttatttaactgaTGAAATTCTGTAAAAGCTCTACacgatacaatttttttttttagtcctatcgaaattaaattttctacggagggcgatttattttaacattagaACTCTGGATCGGAGAGGATGCagattaaaatgaaatccACTCAAAAGTCGCTCcactgaaaaagaaaaatttctcccCATTCACTCCATGTagaaagtgatttttttttaaccttggAATTTCGAATGACAAATGAAATTcagattgaaatttaattttaccgtaacgagatttcaaattatattgcTCTGAATGCTCGAAAATTAGAACCGCTTTTTCCATTAGCAAACGAatggtttaaaataaaatttattcaccaTTGAAGTTGTCAGCATATTTACGATTTTTGTGGAGTAATATTATATGAATATagttatgaaatataaaacaatCAATAGTGTTACATGATTGTACTTTTGTTTCAAcgcatttttatttcttctttcaTGTGACTGTGACCTAGAcccattattataatattcagAAGTATCGAtcagcagaaaaaaaaaccccatatttttacagtaatagaagaaaaagtttattaacaTGAACAtcatattttaacaaatatgATCATATCGAAGCATTTTTTTCCGGGTACACAACAAATTAAATGCtgcaaaaattaataactataaCATTTATATCATAAGGTTagaaaaatgattgaaaaaatattttttaattatttgttatttttattaattaatcacaatattttttatttttttgaattacaaaTTGATTAAAAGTCAGTCCTCATTAAACGTTAGACATTACATGTAAACTAACATTTGGTACTTCAATAAATTACTTGGAAAGATGATTAAAAGTGACACAATTTACTCactaaaatgtaatttttttttttgtaaaatacaaTGGAATCGTACATTAGTGAAATCCACAATTCAGTTAAATTGAAAACACATTCAAACGTGATTTGAAACCCCGCTTAAAAACTCAGATAGAATCTGATTGAAACGCTGTCGGAACAAATCAGTCAATCGGAATGCACTTGGACCGGTTCTGAATAATTGATCGAATTTTAATcggaaaaaaatcttgttttgttttctgattgaaatttattcaattagaTTCAATCAGACTTATTTGgagtcataatttttattcgatcGAATCAGATTCAATCAAAGTTTTTAGTCAGGgacactaaaaatatatatttatatttaatattgtgtaaTAATAACTATAGTAAATAGAATTATatctattaatttgaaattctcgtaatatatattatgattaCTTGCATAATTATTATCGTAAAAATCACATCTAATGGTGAAGCTTTTGCTTTAATACTCTCACAAAATATGACAGTCgactgttaataaataatttaatttgaataaaaaacataCGAATTAGTTGAATGGAGAAAATCTACACAATCAAATAAATTGAGTCAAGCCTATCTGTTTTTGTTAATAGGCATTTTTTGTCGATAAtgtcgaatttttatttctatcgtCTTTGACGGCGATAATATGCGAAAATATGTTCAATACCAAAAATGATGATTGCCAAAAGCTGAAAAAATGccatgaatatatataaatttgtcaAATCGTCAGCGTCAATTATGTcataatctaaaatttttttttttctttctacgattttcattttaattgatGCAATCCGTGCGTTTAGAAACAGTGCATCATTCGTGAGACCTAATTCTTGAAGCATTAATAATCTTTGATAAAATCGTTTGCCCAGGGCCCAATTTAAGCGatgatgatagaaaaaattctttttaaacaCAAAACTTTTGGAAATgtgaaaatcaaatttcctagCCAAAGTTAAAATGCcaacatttatataaatacacgCAACATCCGCATCTCGCATCATTAGTTGCACACATTCTCTTACGGTAAAAGTGATTGGAACGGGATGTAGATATTTCATTTCCTCTTCAGTTTTCCATAATTCCTCTCCTGACATTATTATGGATCGCTTGAATGTAATATACGTGGTACTTTTGATCATACAAGTCCTTAAGGGACTCCACGTTCTGAGATGGCGGACGAGTAAGTGAGGCGAATATTTGTCCCTCAAGCGATGGACCAAATATAAAAACGAACAAAAAAGCAGTAAAGAAGGTTAGTTTCATGGCGAGTCGATCAAGAGGTGTATCCATTCCCATACTCATCAACAGCTTCAAGACATCCAGAATAGCCAATCTCACTTGATACCCGTTGTGCAATATAATCAGGACGGTAATTAGAagaagaataattattatcccTATAGCCCCATTAATATCAAACACATTCtctatttcataaaaaactgGTTGAAAACTTCGCTTTTGTGTTGCTATGACATAAGAACGTTCAAAAGTCACGGGCACTACGTCTCCAAATTGAGTTGCATAATCAGCATAGAAGTCTGCACTAATATCTCGTTCACCATCTATTATTGATCTAGCGACTAAAATAGGATCTACGAATTTAGTCAATTGCGGAGTCATGTTCAAAGAAGCGAATGTttcaataaagtaaaattttctgtcaaacAGATTCATCGCGGCTATTGTACCAGGATAACCATCAAGAAGTTTAGTTTTATCGAAAGTGAGATTCGCACATATGGTATgatctgaataaaaaaaattcatggtgtatgaattatgaaattaataatgatataaatgATGGCTAAGGTATTTACCGTTAATAAAAGATTGAGTGTAGAAGGTCACTGGTCGACGACGGTAGTCAAAccaatttttctcaatttcaATCCAAGGATCGGGAGCTCGTTTTGTGAAAGGATTGTGAGTATAGAGAGTGGTTTCAGCGCCGGTACTAGAGCACACTGCGACACATGATAACAGTTCAAACTCCCATAGTAGTTCCAAAGCTTGAAATGAATCCGTTTCACATGATTCTACAGATTTAACGATCACGAAAAACGTTGATTGAATACTCCAGAAgggtgaaaatattaatttgagaataagagcattcaattccttATGACTCGACactgataaaatatacattggaTAGGTTGGATAGTACAGTTGAATGTCTTTTGATATAAATTCATCGTTTATGATAATGACAGGTGCCTTTATTGTATCGGCCAAATTTTTGTGCAATGTTTTTGCCAAGTTTTCTGTGATGGCTATAGGATTTGATGTATTCGCATAACAAAGTTGAAAGAGTTGAGCCTGTTAGAAAACAAACAAAAGTTttgtcatcattattattacttatgaaACAAActgtagaaataaaaataggtctatcggttaaccctgcgggccagccccaaaacttcccgctgtttttgagctcgttgagctcgaaaacattattgtggatacattttcgagctcttcgaaaatacttttgtatgccattgttttctaaaaaaacattttttagcatttctatttcccacgatatctcgcgaacgaattaaccgatttcgatggttgaggcggcaatcgacgcgttttattaagttcgagagctgattagattttaaaatcgagtgattcaatttttctgtagatttctggaaaaaaacgttttccactattttttttaaccaacgatatctcgtaaacgaattgaccgattaagacggttgaggtggcaatcgacgtgttttattgaggtcttgagctgataaaattttgggaatgattggttttgtcgtttcgacgatatttgcaaagAACCGTTTCctactgtttctttcgtcgacgatatcttttgaacggattatctgattgagacgttcttggtggcaatcgaaagcttttatcgagttctagagctgattagattttggaattgatcgatccaacagttttcacaatatccaaaaaaaatgaaaaaaaaaatttttttttttttcgtatttcttaaatatctcagagtttatttgactaaatggtctaaaatttttttgaaaatttaagttcagaaaatatctttcgaatgccgcaagaattatctaaatcggtttattcatcaaaaagatatgagaggtttacatccacacacacacacacatacatacatacatacatacatacatacatacatacatacatacatacatacatacagacatcgttctgaaaatgtcagaagagcatcctagcaccttcaaatgtcgacatatgataaaaacccgctttttgaaaatcggggtgaaaccaataacttcccgaattttttgaaaatcgtcgattttctcagcgggaagttaaaaaatcataatggTGATGAAATTagcaaaaatatgaaaatttagttaCCACATTTATGTGTGTGATTGGAGTGTCTGTTACTGAAAAATTGAAGTTTTCGAATTCACAACAAGAAACACTTGCAAACCATACACTCAAAATAATATTCCTTATTGATATCATCATCgtgagtaaatttataaaacttttgcaaaaatgaaatttgtttttaaattttaatattaattggaTTTGTAGAAAGTTGCCAATATTTGAAAGACAGATTTCTGATCAcatttatcgaaaatttaacagagggttattttttataattaatgatgacTATAATCGacggttatttttttgatgaatgGTTTCTCGGCGTCGggattgaatatatatatggtcGAATTTGTGAGTTgcgcaaataaaatattggcATTGTTCCCCATTTTctggaaaatattatttgaatagaagGGACTACAAAGCAAAACTATTGGCTAATATGAGGTTACGTGGTGAAATATAAAGAGCGTGCGCACATTGTTCGATCAATTCTGTTGACCATTTTTGCTTTATTTTGTGACATCGCCATTTCTTCTTCTATGCAAATGTAGACCACAAGTTTCATAATTGCATGAAATGATATTGATTTATGAAAACAACTACCGTTCAAACCGTATATCTAATATCACAGCTTCATCCGAAAAATCCATTAtaatttccttaaaaaaatccaGTATTGATTAGTGAAATCATTTGATAAATCGGTGAAAAATGCCaaaaatcagtgaatattcactgcgaatctatcttataaaaatattactaatttaatcagtgatatacttgggactatTTGTGCAGTGAACATTCATTGATTGGGTTTTTCTACTGAATATCGTTCAAAGAGAGTAGGATACCAGCGATAGATATCATATTAGTTTTGTATTATCAAACATATAAAGCACAataatttgaaagtaaattcgAATTAAAATCCGTTACAATCGGGTGTAGTATTATTATGTATATGCTTTATATTACCACAttgtcactttttttttgcttccgACTTTGGCCTTCGTGTTAACTAATTGCTGTAATTTGTATTGATTTATACAGGAACAAAtaatgcatttttaaattcgaaacgcattataaatgatttttcaaaGCTTCTAAGTCTATTGAGACCATTCGTTGACAAACAGACTATCACCCATAGAATACTTTCTTCGTTTCTTCATTATTATATgcctacaaaaattttgaggatAAGTATACTTCTGTTTATGTCATAGTAAACAAACCTTACGATAGATCGTCATACATGCATGTTTGTACATTAGTTTTAACGCATTTCGATTTCTTCTTTCATGTGACTATGACCTAGACCCTTTATTATAACATTACAAGGTATCGATCAGCAGACAAAAATAAACCTCTCATTTTTACACTAACAGAGAAAAtgtttatacaaaaaataaaatgctgaaaaaatttatcacgaTAATATTGATAACATAGGGTTAGGAAAGTaatcaagaaatttatttttcgactatttttcatttttattacttaatcataatattttgaaatttaatttttttcaatgacgAATTGTATTTGAAGTA
The DNA window shown above is from Microplitis mediator isolate UGA2020A chromosome 1, iyMicMedi2.1, whole genome shotgun sequence and carries:
- the LOC130671492 gene encoding uncharacterized protein LOC130671492; translation: MMISMRNIILSVWFASVSCCEFENFNLSVTDTPITHINVAQLFQLCYANTSNPIAITENLAKTLHKNLADTIKAPVIIINDEFISKDIQLYFPTYPMYILSVSSYKELNALLRKLIFSPFWSIQSTFFVIVESVESCEMDSIRVFGKLWRLELLSCVVVCSSTGAETTLYTYNPFTKRAPDPWIEIEKNWFDYRRRPLTFYKQSFTNDHNICANLTFDKTKLLDGYPGTIAVTNLFDRSFYIIETFASLNMTPQMTNFVDPILVARSIIDGKRDISKELFSDYVIQCGDVVPVTFEESYVIATQERSFQPVFYEIENVFDINGAIGIIIILLLITVLIILHNGYQVRLAILDVLKLLMSMGMDTPLDRLAMKLTFFTAFLFVFIFGPSLEGQIFASLTRPPSQNVESLKDLYDLKYHVYYVQAIHDSVVEEELWKTEEEMKYLHPHPSPFPLEECLQLMTRDPEVACIDENKVMLSWTMKFDFHMSKRFVFKKNFFYHHRLNWALGKRFYQRLLKFEELGLTIDDSVYAGVASNKMKIEQRKKKMLDHDIIDAEDLTNLYIFMAFFQLLAIIIFGIEHIFAYYRRQRR
- the LOC130669018 gene encoding uncharacterized protein LOC130669018, which gives rise to MMISIRNIILSVWFASVSCCEFENFNFSVTDTPITHINVAQLFQLCYANTSNPIAITENLAKTLHKNLADTIKAPVIIINDEFISKDIQLYYPTYPMYILSVSSHKELNALILKLIFSPFWSIQSTFFVIVKSVESCETDSFQALELLWEFELLSCVAVCSSTGAETTLYTHNPFTKRAPDPWIEIEKNWFDYRRRPVTFYTQSFINDHTICANLTFDKTKLLDGYPGTIAAMNLFDRKFYFIETFASLNMTPQLTKFVDPILVARSIIDGERDISADFYADYATQFGDVVPVTFERSYVIATQKRSFQPVFYEIENVFDINGAIGIIIILLLITVLIILHNGYQVRLAILDVLKLLMSMGMDTPLDRLAMKLTFFTAFLFVFIFGPSLEGQIFASLTRPPSQNVESLKDLYDQKYHVYYIQAIHNNVRRGIMEN